From Salvelinus namaycush isolate Seneca chromosome 2, SaNama_1.0, whole genome shotgun sequence, one genomic window encodes:
- the LOC120026387 gene encoding bridging integrator 2-like, whose translation MAENKMGQNIGAGAGIFAKRVQKSLNRAQEKVMQKLGKNMETKDEQFEQHSQNLLKQQNDGGRLFKEVQAYFRAVKVMHETSKRLSQMLRDIYEPDWQGGEDLSVIMESEDLLWNDYEEKLTDQIVRTMENYTGQFQEVKERLAKRGRKLVDYDSSRHHLEALQNAKKKDDAKITKAEEEFNIAQSVFEEINKEMREELPVLYQSRIGCYVTVFQNISNLRDVFYKEISVLNHELYSVMKKLETQHSGKAFIIKGLNSTKSKKRKSLVISAPIPCNTAFPSDHTSLQASAAPENSNETVLSSHETHTQSISEEHVSLAGEADEGTHSVLTSETSDFSDELSSNGAATPNRRSACDSDNGVGSDVASEGLSDVPEGGASEEQGPSQSVGKGQVQMSEVTGCEVTISQEALPMSTGSDVPHDTEQESAPVSPENGKAKPPPRPAPRCSFPPSERHSFPPAEASQVEMKVEEGEGASQALQAGDAKKTGNYSDSQNPPGFLIKGVALEGHASEDGTLQFDVEDVILMFANTEEKQESMVKGVREKTCIQQGDLSDSE comes from the exons ATGGCAGAGAACAAGATGGGGCAAAACATTGGGGCTGGGGCTGGAATTTTTGCCAAACGAGTACAAAAGTCATTGAATCGTGCTCAGGAAAAG GTCATGCAGAAGCTGGGGAAGAACATGGAGACTAAAGATGAACAGTTTGAGCAGCACTCCCAGAACCTTCTCAAACAACAG AATGATGGGGGAAGACTATTCAAAGAAGTCCAAGCGTACTTCCGTGCAGTGAAAG TGATGCATGAGACATCCAAGCGACTGTCCCAGATGTTAAGAGACATCTACGAACCTGActggcagggaggagaggacctGTCTGTCATCATGGAG AGTGAGGACTTGCTGTGGAACGATTACGAAGAGAAACTAACAGACCAAATAGTCCGCACCATGGAGAATTACACTGGCCAGTTTCAGGAAGTCAAG GAACGATTGGCCAAACGCGGTCGGAAGCTAGTAGACTACGATTCCTCACGGCACCACTTGGAGGCGCTGCAGAATGCCAAGAAGAAAGACGACGCCAAAATCACAAAG GCAGAGGAGGAGTTCAACATAGCCCAGAGTGTGTTTGAGGAAATCAACAAAGAGATGAGGGAGGAGCTGCCTGTTCTCTATCAAAG CCGGATTGGCTGTTACGTGACCGTCTTTCAAAACATTTCCAACCTGAGGGATGTCTTCTATAAGGAAATAAGCGTG CTGAACCACGAGCTTTACAGTGTGATGAAGAAGCTGGAGACTCAGCATTCAGGAAAAGCATTCATCATCAAAGGCCTCAACAG CACCAAGTCCAAGAAGAGGAAATCCCTGGTCATCTCGGCACCCATCCCCTGTAACACTGCCTTCCCCTCGGACCACACATCCCTCCAAGCATCCGCAGCCCCCGAAAACAGCAACGAGACTGTCCTGTCCAGCCACGAGACCCACACCCAGAGCATCTCTGAGGAGCACGTTTCCCTCGCAGGAGAGGCAGATGAGGGCACTCACAGCGTCCTCACGTCAGAAACGTCCGACTTCTCAGACGAGCTAAGCTCCAACGGCGCTGCTACGCCCAACAGGCGGTCGGCGTGTGACAGCGACAACGGGGTCGGGAGCGACGTCGCGTCAGAGGGTCTGAGTGATGTCCCAGAGGGTGGGGCTTCAGAGGAGCAGGGCCCTAGCCAATCTGTCGGAAAAGGGCAGGTTCAAATGTCAGAGGTGACTGGGTGTGAAGTCACAATCAGTCAGGAGGCTCTTCCAATGTCCACAGGGAGCGACGTCCCACATGACACTGAGCAGGAGAGTGCGCCTGTTTCTCCAGAGAATGGTAAAGCCAAGCCCCCACCTCGTCCTGCTCCACGCTGCTCCTTCCCCCCCTCTGAGAGGCACTCCTTCCCCCCTGCGGAGGCCAGCCAGGTGGAGAtgaaggtggaggagggagaaggggctTCCCAGGCCCTGCAGGCAGGTGATGCAAAGAAGACTGGAAATTACTCAGACTCCCAGAATCCACCTGGTTTCCTTATCAAG GGAGTGGCGCTGGAGGGTCACGCTTCAGAAGACGGAACGCTGCAGTTTGATGTGGAAGACGTGATTCTCATGTTTGCCAACACAGAGGAGAAG CAGGAAAGCATGGTGAAGGGGGTGAGGGAGAAGACCTGTATCCAGCAGGGAGATCTATCAGATTCAGAATGA